A window of the Callospermophilus lateralis isolate mCalLat2 chromosome 7, mCalLat2.hap1, whole genome shotgun sequence genome harbors these coding sequences:
- the Tcea3 gene encoding transcription elongation factor A protein 3 isoform X1 yields MGDPGPPPYLRAPGPSVPAARSAGPAEGALDLLKKLNSCQMSIQLLQTTRIGVAVNGVRKHCSDREVVSLAKVLIKNWKRLLESPGHPKGEKGEEREKAKKKEKDLDCSDWKPEAGLSSPKKKRGEEPPNRRDSVDSKSSTTSSPKRPSMERSNSSRSRAETPKTPSSPSTPTFAPSVCLLAPCYLTGDSVRDKCVEMLSAALRAEDDYKDYGVNCDKMASEIEDHIYQELKSTDMKYRNRVRSRISNLKDPRNPGLRRNVLSGAISAGLIAKMTAEEMASDELKELRNAMTQEAIREHQMAKTGGTTTDLFQCSKCKKKNCTYNQVQTRSADEPMTTFVLCNECGNRWKFC; encoded by the exons ATGGGGGATCCGGGCCCACCGCCCTACCTGAGGGCTCCTGGGCCCTCAGTCCCTGCAGCGCGGAGCGCGGGCCCAGCG GAAGGGGCCCTTGACCTTCTGAAGAAGCTGAACAGCTGTCAGATGTCCAtccagctgctgcag ACGACCAGGATTGGAGTTGCCGTCAACGGGGTTCGCAAGCACTGCTCAGACAGGGAGGTGGTGTCCTTGGCCAAGGTCCTCATCAAAAACTGGAAGCGATTGCTGG AATCCCCAGGACATCCCAAAGGGGAAaaaggagaggaaagagagaaagccaagaagaaggagaaagacCTCGACTGTTCAGATTGGAAGCCCGAAGCAGGCCTTTCttctccaaaaaagaaaagaggagaagAGCCCCCAAACAG GAGAGACTCTGTGGACTCCAAGTCTTCCACCACCTCCTCTCCAAAAAGGCCTTCGATGGAAAG ATCAAACAGCAGCAGATCAAGAGCAGAGACCCCCAAAACACCCAGCAGCCCCTCCACTCCCACGTTTGCCCCCTCCGTCTGCCTCCTGGCGCCCTGCTATctcacaggggactctgtccgggACAAGTGTGTGGAGATGCTGTCAGCGGCCCTGAGGGCAGAAG ATGATTACAAGGATTATGGAGTCAACTGTGACAAGATGGCTTCAGAAATCGAAGAC CATATCTACCAGGAGCTCAAGAGCACAGACATGAAATACCGGAACCGCGTGCGCAGCCGCATCAGCAACCTCAAGGACCCCAGGAACCCTGGCTTGAGGCGGAATGTGCTCAGCGGGGCCATTTCCGCTGGGCTTATAGCCAAGATGACGGCAGAG GAAATGGCCAGTGACGAGCTGAAGGAGTTGAGGAACGCCATGACCCAGGAGGCCATCCGGGAGCACCAGATGGCCAAGACTGGCGGCACCACCACCGATCTCTTCCAGTGCAGCAAATGCAAGAAGAAGAACTGCACCTATAACCAG GTGCAGACGCGCAGTGCCGACGAGCCCATGACCACCTTCGTCCTGTGCAATGAATGCGGGAATCGCTGGAAG TTCTGCTGA
- the Tcea3 gene encoding transcription elongation factor A protein 3 isoform X2, translating to MGQEEELLRIAKKLEKMVARKNTEGALDLLKKLNSCQMSIQLLQTTRIGVAVNGVRKHCSDREVVSLAKVLIKNWKRLLESPGHPKGEKGEEREKAKKKEKDLDCSDWKPEAGLSSPKKKRGEEPPNRRDSVDSKSSTTSSPKRPSMERSNSSRSRAETPKTPSSPSTPTFAPSVCLLAPCYLTGDSVRDKCVEMLSAALRAEDDYKDYGVNCDKMASEIEDHIYQELKSTDMKYRNRVRSRISNLKDPRNPGLRRNVLSGAISAGLIAKMTAEEMASDELKELRNAMTQEAIREHQMAKTGGTTTDLFQCSKCKKKNCTYNQVQTRSADEPMTTFVLCNECGNRWKFC from the exons ATGGGCCAGGAAGAGGAGTTGCTGAGGATCGCCAAAAAGCTGGAGAAGATGGTGGCCAGGAAGAACACG GAAGGGGCCCTTGACCTTCTGAAGAAGCTGAACAGCTGTCAGATGTCCAtccagctgctgcag ACGACCAGGATTGGAGTTGCCGTCAACGGGGTTCGCAAGCACTGCTCAGACAGGGAGGTGGTGTCCTTGGCCAAGGTCCTCATCAAAAACTGGAAGCGATTGCTGG AATCCCCAGGACATCCCAAAGGGGAAaaaggagaggaaagagagaaagccaagaagaaggagaaagacCTCGACTGTTCAGATTGGAAGCCCGAAGCAGGCCTTTCttctccaaaaaagaaaagaggagaagAGCCCCCAAACAG GAGAGACTCTGTGGACTCCAAGTCTTCCACCACCTCCTCTCCAAAAAGGCCTTCGATGGAAAG ATCAAACAGCAGCAGATCAAGAGCAGAGACCCCCAAAACACCCAGCAGCCCCTCCACTCCCACGTTTGCCCCCTCCGTCTGCCTCCTGGCGCCCTGCTATctcacaggggactctgtccgggACAAGTGTGTGGAGATGCTGTCAGCGGCCCTGAGGGCAGAAG ATGATTACAAGGATTATGGAGTCAACTGTGACAAGATGGCTTCAGAAATCGAAGAC CATATCTACCAGGAGCTCAAGAGCACAGACATGAAATACCGGAACCGCGTGCGCAGCCGCATCAGCAACCTCAAGGACCCCAGGAACCCTGGCTTGAGGCGGAATGTGCTCAGCGGGGCCATTTCCGCTGGGCTTATAGCCAAGATGACGGCAGAG GAAATGGCCAGTGACGAGCTGAAGGAGTTGAGGAACGCCATGACCCAGGAGGCCATCCGGGAGCACCAGATGGCCAAGACTGGCGGCACCACCACCGATCTCTTCCAGTGCAGCAAATGCAAGAAGAAGAACTGCACCTATAACCAG GTGCAGACGCGCAGTGCCGACGAGCCCATGACCACCTTCGTCCTGTGCAATGAATGCGGGAATCGCTGGAAG TTCTGCTGA